In Acetomicrobium sp. S15 = DSM 107314, the following proteins share a genomic window:
- a CDS encoding tripartite tricarboxylate transporter permease, with product MSWLSSNAPAAMVPMLSLGIPGSGSTAIMLGVLIIHGLRPGPMLFVTNPDVPYSIF from the coding sequence GCTGAGCTCAAACGCTCCGGCGGCGATGGTTCCAATGTTATCCCTCGGCATTCCAGGTTCAGGTTCTACAGCTATTATGTTAGGAGTGCTGATAATTCATGGACTCAGGCCTGGACCGATGCTTTTTGTTACAAATCCAGATGTTCCATACTCGATTTTTG